A stretch of DNA from Deferribacterota bacterium:
GGAGGATTATGTCCATTAAATATCGTTTAAAAAATGGTGAAAAAGTAGAAATTTTAACTTCTAATAGAGGAGAGCCAAAAAGGGATTGGTTAAATTTCACAAAGACAAGTAGAGCAAAAATCCGAATCCGCAGCTATTTAAGAAAAAAAGAACAAGACAAAGCAATCGCCTATGGAGGCTATCTCTTAGAAAAAGAGTTTGAAAATCACTCTATTGATTTTAAGGATATATTAAATGATAAAGAAAAAACTAATCTAATATTAAAAAAATTCTCTCTTAATAACATTGATGATTTATATACAAGCCTTGGATTTAAAAGAATTTCTCCAAAACAAGTGCTCCATCTTTTTGTTAAAGAAGATAGTCCTGTAAAAGTACAAACCCTTGAACCAAAAAAGAGAAAAACAGGTCCTTTTATTATTGATAACATTGATAATATGCTTGTTCAAATTGCTAGATGTTGTAATCCTGTCTTTGGAGACAAAATAAAGGGTTATATTACAAATACAAGGGGCATAGTGATTCATAAAGAAAACTGCAAAAATCTAAAATTACCAACAGTAAATAGTGATAAATTAATAGATGTTAAGTGGGATGAATCTGTAAAATTTAAAACTTCTGTCACTATATCTATTGTAGGGGAAGACAGAAAAGGTTTATTGAATGATGTAACTGCTGTCTTAAAAGATTTAAATATAAATATACTAGAGTTATCAGCAAAGAATATAAATTTTAACATTGCCACACAAAAGATTAAAATTGAAGTTAATGACAGAAATGAATTAAATTATGTCTTAACCAAACTTCAGGAACTTAAGGGTATCCATAAAGTACGTTTAGATTAGGTAAATGTGACAGTAAAAGAAGTTTTAAAATCATTTAATGCACTAACACTGGCTAGTTTAATTAGAAAAGGTGAGATAAGCAGTGAAGAACTATGCCTAGCATCAATATCACTTATAGAGAGTATAAACCCAAATATTAATGCTGTTATTACAAAAACTTTTGAAAGAGCTATAGAGGATTCTAAAAAAGCAAAAAAAGGGATTTTTGCAGGAGTCCCCTTTCTTGTTAAAGATCTCTTATGTTATGAAAAGGGTGTTTATTATGCTATGGGCTGTAAAGCACTAAAAAATTATAAACCAGATCATGATAGCGAACTACTAAAGCGATATAAAGATACGGGCCTTATCATTTTAGGAAGAACAAATGTCCCAGAATTTGGACTACTTGCAACAACTGAGCCTAAAGCATTTGGCCCCACCCGTAATCCCTTTGGCTTAGAATATTCTGCTGGTGGTTCTTCTGGGGGTTCAGCAGCAGCTGTTGCTGCTGGTATCGTTCCAATGGCTTCGGGCAACGATGGGGGTGGCTCAATTAGAATACCTGCCTCAAATTGTAACCTCTTTGGGCTAAAACCTTCTAGAGGAAGAAATCCCACAGGACCCCTTGGTGGGGAATACTGGTTGGGAGCTGTAACCCAACATGTACTTACAAAAAGCGTTGCTGATTCTGCTTATATGCTAGATGCAACATCTTACCCAGAAGCTGGTGCTCCTTTTATCATCGATAGAAGTTATGCTCCCTTTCATAAAAGTTTGGAAAGATTACCAAAAAAACTAAAGATTGCATATACAACAAAGACAATAATAGATAGTGATATTGCATATGAAAATAAACAATCAATTATAAAGATGTGTAATATTCTTGAAAAAATGGGGCATAAAACAGTAAATACATTTCCAAAAATAAATGGAGTGGAACTATCTAAAGCATTTTTTAAGGTATTTTTTGCTTATTTGCCAGTAAATATTTTTGATGTAGAGAAATTAATAAAAAGAAGAGTAAAAAGAGATGATGTTGAATTATTGAGCTGGTTTACCGCTAAAATAGGAGAAAACATAAAGGCAAAGGATATACTTTTAGCTAAAAGAGAATGGGAATTAACATCTAGAACATTTGGTGAATTCTTTAAAGACTATGACCTTATTTTAACACCAACCTTGGCTTACCCACCACCAAAACTAGGAACACTTATACCTGATAAAAAACAAGAGGCACTGCTTAATATTATTGATAGACTAAAATTAATAAAAATATTAAATAAAACACCCTATATTCTAAATAAATCACTTGATGCGCTGAGATATACTCCTTTTACTTTCTTAGCAAATGTTACAGGCTTGCCTGCTGCATCTATTCCAACAGATTTTACAAAAGAAGGTTTGCCCATTGGGACACAATTTATAGCCCCCTTTGGCAGAGAAGATTTGTTATTCTCCTTATCAGCAGTATTAGAAAAAGAATTAGATTGGGCTAAAGAAGGAGAAAAACACCTAAAAATTTAAGAGATAAGTTCTATTAAAGTATGATTTGTACTTTTAGGGTGTATAAATATAACCTTTTTATTGCCGGCACCAATAACTGGCTTATCAAAGGTAAAGGTATAACCACTTTCCCTTAATAAGTTAATTGCCTTTTCAATATTATCCACCTCAAAAGCAATATGATGCAAGCCTTCTCCATTTTTCTCTATAAATTTATAGATAGGGCTTGCTTCATTTAAAGGTTCCAACAACTCAATATTTGTATTACCAGCCTTTATATGTAAGGTTTTGACTTGTTGGTTTTCAACAACCTCTTCATTTTCAATTGTCATATTTAAAAGTTTATATACCCTTGAGGCTTCATCTA
This window harbors:
- a CDS encoding amidase family protein, which encodes MTVKEVLKSFNALTLASLIRKGEISSEELCLASISLIESINPNINAVITKTFERAIEDSKKAKKGIFAGVPFLVKDLLCYEKGVYYAMGCKALKNYKPDHDSELLKRYKDTGLIILGRTNVPEFGLLATTEPKAFGPTRNPFGLEYSAGGSSGGSAAAVAAGIVPMASGNDGGGSIRIPASNCNLFGLKPSRGRNPTGPLGGEYWLGAVTQHVLTKSVADSAYMLDATSYPEAGAPFIIDRSYAPFHKSLERLPKKLKIAYTTKTIIDSDIAYENKQSIIKMCNILEKMGHKTVNTFPKINGVELSKAFFKVFFAYLPVNIFDVEKLIKRRVKRDDVELLSWFTAKIGENIKAKDILLAKREWELTSRTFGEFFKDYDLILTPTLAYPPPKLGTLIPDKKQEALLNIIDRLKLIKILNKTPYILNKSLDALRYTPFTFLANVTGLPAASIPTDFTKEGLPIGTQFIAPFGREDLLFSLSAVLEKELDWAKEGEKHLKI
- the mce gene encoding methylmalonyl-CoA epimerase, which codes for MFKQVDHIGIAVKNIDEASRVYKLLNMTIENEEVVENQQVKTLHIKAGNTNIELLEPLNEASPIYKFIEKNGEGLHHIAFEVDNIEKAINLLRESGYTFTFDKPVIGAGNKKVIFIHPKSTNHTLIELIS